CCTTCTCCACGCGTGCGTTCGGGTCAAAGGGCGGGGTGGTCACTGTCTTTGACCTCCTTGCGGATGCGGAACATCCCTTCTTGGTTCACGGTCGCCACGAGCTTCCCCTCGCGCGTGTAGATCTGGCCGACGCTGAGTGAGCGCCCGCCTGTCGCCGCGGGGGAGCGCTGCACGTACAGCAGCCAGTCGTCGACGTTGAACTCCGAGTGGAACCACATCGAATGATTGAGAGTCGCGACGCGCAGGCCGGGCGTAAGCCACGTGAGGCCCTGGCGGCGGATGGTCGGCTCGAAGGGCGTGTAATCGCTCGCGTACGTGAGGAACGCTTCATGGGTGAGTGGATCGCGGGTGCCGATCGGGGTGAGGGTGCGCATCCACACGGCCTGTTCGGCGCGCTTTTCAGGATCGGGCGTGAAATATAGGGAGCCGGTCGCGTTACGGATATCCACGGGGCGCTGGTACGCCATGAACTGCGCGAGCGGGTGGTTGACCTGGCCCAGTTCGTCGCGCGTGCTCGGGAGCTGTTCGGGCGCGCTTTCCGACGCCACCTCGTCCACGTGGTGCACTCCTTCTTGGCGTTCCTGGAACGAGCCATTCATCGTGAGGACGAGGTTTCCGCGCTGCGTGGCCTCGAGTGCGCGGGTGGAGAACGACCCGCCGTCTCGGAGCGTGCGTACGGTGAAGGTCAGCGGCTCGCTCGCGCGAGCGGGCTCGAGGAACGATGCGTAGGTCGAGTGCACGCGGCGCCCCTCCGGCACGGTGCGCGCCATGGCGATCAGGGCCTGCGCCATCATCTGCCCGCCAAACACGTGCCCACCCGGTTGGGGGAGCGAGGTTCCCTCAAATGTGTGTTCGGGCCCATCGATTTTCCGAAGCTCGAAAAGATCGAGGAGGCTGCGGGTCACGGCTGCTGGCTCAGGAATCG
The window above is part of the Dermabacter vaginalis genome. Proteins encoded here:
- a CDS encoding acyl-CoA thioesterase, whose protein sequence is MSIPEPAAVTRSLLDLFELRKIDGPEHTFEGTSLPQPGGHVFGGQMMAQALIAMARTVPEGRRVHSTYASFLEPARASEPLTFTVRTLRDGGSFSTRALEATQRGNLVLTMNGSFQERQEGVHHVDEVASESAPEQLPSTRDELGQVNHPLAQFMAYQRPVDIRNATGSLYFTPDPEKRAEQAVWMRTLTPIGTRDPLTHEAFLTYASDYTPFEPTIRRQGLTWLTPGLRVATLNHSMWFHSEFNVDDWLLYVQRSPAATGGRSLSVGQIYTREGKLVATVNQEGMFRIRKEVKDSDHPAL